The DNA region CCGCGCTCGGATCGTAGAACCGGGCGACGAGTTTGGCGATCGTGGACTTGCCCGCGCCGGTCGCGCCGACCAGGGCGACCGTCTGACCCGCCGGGATGGACAGGTCGAACGCGGGCAGCACGACCGGTCCGTCGGCCGAGTACCGGAACTCGACGCCGGTGAAGTCGATGGCGCGGCCTGCGACGTGCGGGGGCAGCGGGCGGGGCTGGGTAGGGTCGACGACGTCCGGTTCCTCTTCCAGCAGGCCGGAAATCTTCTCCAACGCGGCCGTCGCCGACGTGTACGAGTTGGCCACCATCGCGAGATCATCGAGAGGGTCATAGAAGCGGCGCAGGTACAACGTGAACGCGGTCAGCACGCCCAGTTCCAACCCGCCGTCAGCCACCCGCCACGCGCCGATGAAGAGGATGACGGCCAGGGACAGGTTGCCGACCAGGCGGACGGTCATGGTGAAGCGGGCGACGACGTTGAGGGCCTGGCGGTTGGCCTCGCGGAAGCTGTCGTTCAGTTCGTCCATAATGGACTCGTTGCGGGTCTCGCGGCGGAAGGTCTGGACCGCGCGGATGCCGTTCATCGACTCGATGAACTGGACGATGATCTTGGCGATGGCGCCGCGGGTGTTGCGGTAGGCCTGGCCGGACGTCCGGTAGAACCACCTCGTCACCAGCAGCAGCGGCACGAACCCGACCAGCACGAACAGTGCCATCGGCAGGTCGAGCACGAGCAGCAGGACCGCGATCCCGGTGACCGACAGCACCGCAGACAGCAGGTTGTCCAGGCCGTCCTCCAGCAGGTCGTCGAGCGAGTCGACGTCGCTGGTCATCCGGGAGATGACCTTGCCGGAGGTGTACGACTCGTGGAAGCCCAGCGACAGCTTCTGCGCGTGCCGGAAGATCCGCAGCCGCAGGTCGAGCAGCACGTCCTGGCCGATCCGGCCGGACAGGCGCAGGAACAGGTACCGCAGCCCCGACGAGCCGACCGCCGTGCCGATGTAGCCCGTGACGCACCAGGTGATGATCGACGCGTCGCCTGCGATCGCGGCCGGGATGCCCGAGTCGATCGCGATGGCGATGATCAGCGGGCCCGCCAGCGTGGCGGCGTTGTCGGCCACCACGAACAGCAGCGCGAGCAGCGCGGGCCACAAGTGCGGGCGGATCAGCGAGCCGAGCAGCTTGCGGGAGCGCGCTTTGAGTTTGAGTCCGACCGCGTGCGCGACCTCCTCGGTGTCCTCGGCGGCCACCCCGCGCCACGCCTCGGCCTCGCGCGGGTTCTCCACGCGGTCCTTCGAATGGTCGGAAGCGTCCTGGACGGTACTCACGTTCTCACCTCCTCGCGGTCCATTGTGGACAGCAAAGCGCGGTAGTCGGGGTTGGTGGCCAACAGCTCGGTGTGCGTGCCGACCGCGACGATCCGGCCGCCGTCGAGCAGCGCGACCCGGTCGGCGAGCTGCACGGTGCTCGGCCGGTGGGCCACGACCAGCGCGGTCACCCCGGACAGGACGCTGCGCAGCGCGTGTTCGACCTCGGCCTCGGTGTGCACGTCGAGCGCGGACAGCGGGTCGTCGAGCACCAGAACCTGCGGCCTGCCCACGACCGCGCGGGCCAGCGCGAGCCGCTGTCGCTGGCCGCCGGACAGCGACAGGCCCTGCTCGCCGATGCGGGTGTCGAGGCCCCACGGGAGCTTGTCGACGAAGTCCTCGGCCTGCGCGATCCGCAGCGCCACCCGGACGTCCTCGTCGGTGACGTCGTCGGCGCCCAGCGCCACGTTCTCCCGAACGCTGGCGGAGAACAGCACCGGCTCCTCGAACGCCATCGCCACCACGGTCCGCAGCTCGGCCAGCGCGACCTCCCGCACGTCGACGCCGTCGACGGTCACCCGGCCCTCGGTGACGTCGGCCAGCCGGGGGACCAGCGCGGTCAGCGTGGTCTTGCCCGAGCCGGTCGGGCCGACCAGCGCCACCGTCTCACCCGGCGCCACGTCGAGGTCGACCCCGCGCAGCACCGCGTGGTCGGCGCCGGGGTAGCGGAAGTGCACGCCGTCGAACCGCAGCCTGCCGACGCCGTCGGCGGGCAGCGGGCGCGGGTCCGGCGGGTCGGTGATGGTGACCTCGGCGTCGCGGACCTCCCAGTAGCGCTCGCACGCGGTCGCGGCGTGGTTGGTCTCGGCGAGCAGCCAGCCGATCGAGTCCGTCGGCCAGCGCAGGTAGGTGGCCACGGTGATCCCGGCGACGAGCGTGCCGACGGTCATCGATCCGTCGACCAGGCCGCGTGCGCCGAACAGCAGCTGCGCGGCGATGCCCAGCTCGGGCAGCAGGATGATCGCGCCCCACAGCAGCGCCAGCACGCGGATCTTGCGCAGCTCGGTGGTGCGCAGCTCGGCGGCCTCGGCGGCGAACCGCTTGGCCAGGTGCGGACCGCGCCCGAAGGCCTTGAGCACGCGGATGCCGAGCACGGACTCCTCGACCCTGGTCGCCAGGTCGCCCGCCTGGTCCTGTGACCGCCGCGAGAGCCCTGAGTACTTCGATTCGTAGAGCGTCGAGATCAGCACCAACGGAGCGGTGCAGATCAAGGTGATCAGACCCAGTGTCGGCGAGAGGATGAACAGCACGACGAGCCCGCCGACGAGCGTCAGGGTGTTGACGATCAGGAAGATCCCGGCGAAGGCGATGAACCGCCGCAGCGTCGACAGGTCCGACACCGCGCGGGAGAGCAGCTGACCGGACTGCCACCGGTCGTGGAAGGCGATCGGCAGCCGCTGCAGATGCTGGTACAGGTCGGCGCGCATGGCCGCCTCGACCTGGGTGCTGGGCCGCGAGATGAGCCTGCGCCGCACGTAGAACAAGATCGCCTCGGTGGCGCCGAGCGCGGCGATGGCCAGGACCAGCCAGGGCAGCGGGCCGGTGTCCTTCGCGGCGACCGGGCCGTCGAGGATCTGCTGGATGATCAGCGGGATGGCCAGGCCGCACGCCATCGAGCCGAGCACGGCCGAGCCGGAGCCGATTATCCGCGCGCGGACCGGCTTGAGGTATGGGGCGAGCCTGCGCAGGATTGTGATCCGGGTGCCCGGTGCGTCGTCCATGCTCGCCCCCTGTCGTCTGGTGGGCACGGCCGGAAGTTCGCCGAGGGTCTCGACGGCCCAGCTTCCCGCTGGCCGCACGGCCGAAAGGCCCACGGACAACCAGTACGAGGACCTTCCGTCCGCACGCCCAGCGGAAACCTGGATCCGCCGATACCCCCGACGAACTTCCGGTCGTACCCACTTGTCGACGGTAGCCAGGGCGGGTGACTCGGTCATCCGAATTTCCCGACGGGTGCTTTGATGGGCGCATGACTCGACCGGAACCGGTCCGCTTCCTTCGCACGGAGGCGAGCATGGCGTTCACCGAGGGCCGCCTGCTGGCGCTGCGCGACGGCGTCGTGCACGTGCTGGCGCCGGACGGGTGGACCCGGCTGGGGCGGGAGCGGCCGTCCTCGGCGGTGTGGCTGAGCCGGGAGGCGGCGGAGGACTGGTGTGAGCGGGAGGGCTGGGACCTGCACCTGCTCGACCAGGTCCCGACCACCACCCGCTAGAAAACCTCCCGGTCAGCGCTCGTCAGCGCCGCCGGGAGGTTCCGTGTGCGTTATCCCCGGTTTGACCGGGTGCCCAGGAGGACGTCTTCCCACGACGGGACGATCGGCCTGCCCTTCTTGCTTGGCTTCGGGCGTCGAGGCGGTTCGGCCTTGCGAGCCGGTTCGTCGATCAGCGCGTCCGGTTCGTCCCGTTCGCGTGGGTCGGGTTCCTCGTCGGGGAACTCGACGACCGCGGCGGGCTGCTCGGGCTCGTCGATGACATCGGCCACCGCCTCGGCCGGGGCGGTGGGCTCCGGCGCGAGCTCGAAGTCCTCCACGAAGTCCCGGTCCGGCGCCGGTGCGGCCGCCTGTGCCGCCGGGACGACCGGAGGTGCGGGCGTGGCCGGAGCCGGAGGGGGCGTGATCGCGGGCTCGACGGTGTCCACCACCTCGATCGCCTCGATCGCGGTGGTGTCCAGGTTGAGCGCCGCCTGGGCCAGCTCCGTCACCGGGCGCACCGTGCGCAGGGGGCGGTTGGGCTGGGGGTCCAGGAGATCGCGGGCGTGATCGTCCAGCGCGCCGACGGTGCCGCCGTGGGCGCCGGGGTGGAACGACCAGTGGGCGCGGTTCAGCGAGCGGCCCGCGGTCCAGGCCAGCTCGACCACCCACTTGCCGTCCTCGCCGCGCCAGGAATCCCAGTTGGCGGCGGCGTAGTCCTGGCCGCGCAGGCCGAAGGCGTGGGCGACCACCTCGCCGAGGGTCTGCAGGTCCGGCCCGTCCTCGCGCAGCGGGTGAGCGCGCTGGGCGAGATCGGCGGTGCGGGAGCGCTCCAGTAACACGGGGTAGGCGAAGCGCTCGACCTTGTGGGCCGGGATGCCCGCCGCCTCGGCGACTTGCTCCACGGACTCTCCGGCGCGGATACGGGTCTGGATCTCACGAGGACGCATCTGGCTCTCCAGCTCGATTTCGATCTGGCCGAGTCGGGTGACGTCTCCTCGAGCGGCCGCACGCAGCCGTTCGTCCGCGGGAAGGGTGAAACGCTCGCCACGCGCCAGGTCCTCGCAGATGACGGTCTTGCCGTCATCCCCGAGCCCGACGACCCGCAGCGCGCGCATCGTGCACCTCCATACGATCTGAGCAGACTTCACTCGCCAGCGTCCCACGGTAGATCGGCGAGTCGCCTTGACGAGCGAGGCGCGCCGGACCCACGGGGGATATCCCTCGTGATCTTGCCGTATCCGGAAGGAGATCCGCACGCGGGTTCGGCGCGTTCACCCGTTCAGTTGCTCAGCCGAGCTGCTCGACGACCCAATCGATCGCGCCGGTCAGCGTGGTGATGTCATCGGGCTCGATGGCCGGGAACATCGCCACTCGCAGCTGGTTGCGGCCCAGCTTGCGGTACGGCTCGACGTCGACGATCCCGTTGGCGCGCAACACCTTGGCCACCGTGGCGGCGTCGATCGAGTCGGCGAAGTCGATCGTGCCGACGACCTGCGAGCGGTGCGCGGGCTCGGCGACGTACGGGGAGGTGAAGTCGCGCTCCTCGGCCCACGAGTAGAGCCTGCTCGACGAGTCCTTGGTGCGCGCGACGGTCCAGTCGAGGCCGCCGTTGGCCAGCATCCAGTCGATCTGCTCGGCCAGCAGGAACAGCGTCGAGATCGCCGGGGTGTTGTAGGTCTGGTCCTTGGCCGAGTTGTCGATCGCGGTGGTGAGCGACAGGAACTCGGGGATCCAGCGGTCCGACGCGCCGATCTCGGCCGCGCGGGCCAGCGCCGCCGGGCTCATCAGCGCCAGCCAGAGCCCGCCGTCGGCGGCGAAGCACTTCTGCGGGCCGAAGTAGTACACGTCGGCGTCGGCGGCGTTGACCGGCAGGCCACCCGCGCCGGAGGTCGCGTCGACGGCGATCAGCGCGTCGCCGGAACCGGCGGGCCGCGCGACCGGCATCTGCACGCCGGTGGACGTCTCGTTCTGCGCCCAGCCGACCAGGTCGGCGCCCTCGGCGTAGACGATCTCGGGCGCGGTGCCCGGCTCGGCCTTGACCACGATCGGGTCGGCCAGGAACGGCGCGCCCTTGGTGGCGGCGGCGAACTTGGCGGAGAACTCGCCGTTGGTGAAGTGCTGCGACCGCTCTCGGACCAGCCCGAACGCGGCGATGTCCCAGAACGCGGTCGCGCCGCCGTTGCCCAGCACGACCTCGTAGTCGTCGGGGATGGAGAACAGGTCGCGCAGGCCGGTGCGGACCCGGCCGACGAGCGACTTGACCGGCTTCTGGCGGTGGGAGGTGCCCAGCAGCTTGGCCCCCTCGGACGCGAGCGCCGCGACCTGCTCCGGACGGACCTTGGACGGTCCGCAGCCGAAGCGGCCGTCGGAGGGCTGCAGGTCGGCGGGCAGCACGAGGGTGCTCGGGTCGGCGGTCTGGGTCATGCTCGGCGCCTTTCGCGGGGTACGAGACTGGGGCCCCGGCGACACTGACGGGCGCGCCCAGTCTCCCACGAGGGGTGATGGGGGCGACAAACGCGCTGACCTCGGTCGTCACCGCGGCTCGACCCGTCCACCACTGCCGTCACGCTGGCTCGTTCAACAATCCTAATGTTCAACAGTTTGGGGATCGGGGGTTTGGTCGTCGCCAGCCGTTGTGCTCCGGCCCTTGTGCAACGAATGAGTGGACTCGTCGTGCGTACGACGGGGTCGCTCCCCTAGCCCGAGCGTTTAACATCCGGACGACGGTGTCCAGGGCGCCTGCGGCGTCGCTGCGCGATCGGCAAGCCGACCCTGGACACCGCCGTCCGGATGTTAAAGATGGCCAGGACGGGGTGCTGGTGGAAAGCGGTCGGGTGGGGCTTTGGTGCCGCTGTCCTGTTGCTGTCTAGGGATTATTGAACGATCGGACAATCCGACAATTCTACGATCGGACAATCCAGCGATCAGCGATCAACCGATCAGCGATCAGCCGAATCACTTGTCGCGGGTGCGCCAGCCGTGCTCGTCTACGCCACCTGGGATTGCCTCTGGGGTGCCGTACGGCTCGCGGGTGAATACGAAGGTGGCCAGGTCCAGGTGGCTGGGGGAGCCGTCGGGGTGCCTGCGCAGCGTCAGCGTCTCGCCTGCGTAGTAGCCGTCTAGGCCGGTCCAGCTGTCCTTTCCTGCGGGGCGGAATCGGGACTGCCTGCCCATCCCGTTGACCGGTGTCAGCCGCAACCAGCCTTCGGGCATCAGCCGCAGGAGGTACGGGGTCGGTCCCCAGTGCCACAGGCCGGTCAGCGCCAGCAGCGCCGGGTCGGCCTCGGTCATCGGCTCCCACTCGGCGGGCAGGGTGGGTTCGTGTTCCTCGACGATGTTGATCAGCTCGCTGGCCATCGTCACGATCGGGACGCCTGAGGTGGTGTTGGCCATGGCCAGGGCGCCGGTTCCGGTTCGCCAGTCGACCAGGACGCTGGCCAGGAAGCCGGGCATCGAGCCGCTGTGGCCGGACAGCCGCCGCCCGCCGAGGCGGATCGCCTCGAAGCCGAGGCCGTAGCCCATGGTCCAGGCGTCGTTGTCGTCGACGTGGATCGGGGTGCGCATCTCCGCGACGGTGTCTGGGTGCAGGACGTCGCCGGTGTCGCCGAGGATGAAGCGGGCCCAGCGGGCCAGGTCGGCGACCGTGGACCACAGCTGACCCGCCGGCGCCATCGCGCCGGAGTCGGGGGTGGGTTCGTTGAGCAGGACGTCGGCGAACGGGTGGACCGCCCAGCCCAGCGCGGCCGGGGCCTGCGGGGCGGGGGTGGTGCGGGTCATCTCCAGCGGTTTGAGGATCTCGGAGGTGAGCACGTCGAGCCAGCTCGCGCCGCGGGTGCGGGCGACGAGTTCGCCGAGGACGCCGTAGCCGACGTTGGTGTAGTGGAAGCGGGCGCCGGGGCGGTGGCGCACGGCGTCGGTGGTCAGGCTGCACTCCAGGGCCGTCCAGTCGTCACCCTCGGCGCGCTCCCACCACGCGCCGGGGGACTCCGAGGTCAGGCCGCCGGTGTGGGAGAGCAGCTGGGCGACGGTGACCTCGCCGAAGGACGTGCCCGGCACGTGCATGTCCAGCGGGTCGTTGAGGTCGAGTCTGCCCTCGTCGCGCAGCCGCATGACCAGCACCGCGATGAACGTCTTGGTGATCGAGCCGATCCGGTACTGGATGTCGGTCGTCGGGGGCAGGCCATCGACCTTGCCCCGGGCGCCGGTCCAGGCGATGGCTCCGTCGCGGACGACGGCCGCGACCAGGGATGGGGCGCGGCTGTCGGCCTGCACCGCCGCGATCCGGCGGAGCAGTGCGAACTCGGTGGTCTGCAGCATGAAATGAATTGTGGGTCATAAATCAACCCAATAACCCTTTGGCCATGGCCGTCGTGACCGCCGCGGTCCGATCGGACACTCCGAGCTTATCGAAAGAACGGACCAAATGGGTCTTTACAGTCGCCTCACTGATGTGTAACGCCCGGCCGATCTCGGCGTTAGTCCTGCCTTGGGCCACCAGCCGCAGCACGTCGGTCTCGCGAGCGGAAAGTCCCAGCTTGGCGGGGGTGCGGACGCTGCGCATGAGCTTGCCCGCCACCGACGGCGCCAGCACCGTCTCACCCCGGCTGGCCGCGCGCACGGCACCGGCCAATTCGGACCTTGAGGCATCTTTCAACATATAACCAGATGCGCCCGCCTCGACCGCCCGCAAGATATCCGAGTCGGTCTCGTATGTGGTCAGCACCACCACGGCGGAGATCGACTCGGCGACAATGCGCTCGGTGGCGCCGACACCGTCCAATCCGGGCATTCGCAGGTCCATCAGGATGACCTGTGGGCGCAGCGCGCGGGCCACGGTGACCGCCTCGTCGCCATTCCCCGCCTCGCCGACGACGGTCAGGTCCGGTTCGGCCTCCAGCATCCCGCGCAGGCCCGCGCGGACGACGGGATGGTCGTCCACCAACAGCACGGTGATCATCGGGGCACCGCCAGGGTGACCGTGGTGCCCGCGCCCGGCGCGCTCACGACCTCGGCCACGGCGGAGAACTGCGCGGCCCTGGCGCGCATGCCGCGCAGGCCGTAGCCGTCGGTGGCCGCGCCCGGGTCGAAGCCGACGCCGTTGTCGCTGATCCGCAAGGTGACTCCTTCGTCGGTGTGGCCCAGGTGGACCGTGACCGAGTCCGCGCGCGCGTGCTTGCGGACGTTGGCGATGGCCTCCTGTGCCGCGCGCAGCAGCAGCACCTCGACCCCGGTGGGGATCTCGCCCGCACCGTCCACTTGGAACGCCGCACGCACCCCGGTTTCGGCCAGCCGGTCGACCTGCCTGCGCAGCGCGTCGGCCAGGGTGCCATCGGCCAGCGCGGTCGGAGCGAGCGCGGCGACCAGGGCGCGGGCCTCGGCCAGATTCTCCCTGGCCGTGCGGGCGGCCAGGTCCAGGTTGCGCCGGACCTGGCCGCTGTCGCGGTCCACGGCGGACTCGGCGGCCTGGACCAGGGTGACGATGCTGGTGAAGCCCTGGGCCAGGGTGTCGTGGATCTCGCCCGCCAGCCGCGTGCGCTCGGCGCTGACCCCGGCCTCGTGGGACAGCCGGGCCACCTCGGCCCGGCTGCGCTCCAGCTCGGTGATGAGCGCGGCCCGCTCGTCGCTCTCGTCGGTGATTCGGTTGATGTAGAAGCCGATCAGGATGGAGAACGCCAGGCCGAGGAAGGACGCGGGGAGCAGGCCGTGGATCTCGCCCATCGCCCCCGACCGCCACGCCCCGAGGAACGGCGGGATGATGTTGAGGGCGCCCACGATCGGCGCGGCCATGGCGAAGCTCGTGCTCATGAAGACCATCGGGCAGACGATGAACAGCGCGTAGGTGCTCATCTGGACGAAGCCGACGGCGGTGAAGAACAGGACCAGCAGGCCGACGATGAAGATGTTCCCCCGGCGGCGGTCGCCGGTGACGATCGCCATGGGCCTGCCGTAGAGCACGTGCCACGCACCGAGGGCGACCAACGCGGCCATGGCCGCGATCCGCTCGGCGGGCGGGGCCTTGGCGACCATGACGAAGACCAGGACCCCGGCGAGGCCGACGGCGAAGTAGACGTCCCACATCCAGATCGGATCCCGTCGGCCCGCCGTGGTCACCGCTTCTCGCTCCAGCGGAACGTCGCCAGGCACAGCACCAGACCGATCACGCACCACGCCCCCAGCACCAGCGCCGTCATCCCGTGCTCCCATGACCCAGCCACCTCCGCGGCCTTCATGCTGTCCGGCAGGAACACCGAACGGAAGCCCTGGCCCATCCACTTGACCGGGAAGAACGACGCCACGGTCACCATCGAGTTCGGCAGCACCGAGATGTGCACGAAGATGCCAGACAGGAACTGCAGCGCGATCACCGGCAGGTTCAGCACCGCGGGCGCGCTCTTGGCCGACTTCGCCAGCGAACTCGCCGCGATGCCCAGCAGTGTGCAGGCCAGCACCGACAGCGCGAGCACCCAGGCCAGCGTCAGCCAGCGGCCGGGGTCGCTGGGCAGCGGCAGGTCGAAGGCCAGCACGCCGACGGCGAGCAGCAGGACCACCTCGGCGACCGTGGCCACCGCCACCAGCACGATCTTGCCGATGAAGTACGCCACCGCGCTGACCGGCGTGCCGCGCAGCCGCTTGAGCGTGCCGTCCTCCCGGTCGACCGCGATGCCGATCCCGGTGGTGAGGAACGCCGTCGACAGGATCCCGTAGGCGATCATGCTCGCCGCGAAGACCTGGCTCATCGGCACGGTGTTGCCGGGATCGGTGCCGGTGAAGATCGAGCCGAGCAGGATCAGCAGGAACGCGGGGAACGAGAAGGTGAAGATCACCGCGTCCTTGGCCCGGAAGAACATGCGGAGCTCGGCCTGCCCCCTCGACAGGCCGATCGCCGCGCTGCTGGGCAGGCTGGTGGAAAGAGTGGTCACCGCGTGGCTCCGATCAGGTCCAGGTACACGTCCTCGAGGCTGGGCTGGTGCACCTTGAGCCCGCTGACCGCCTGACCGGCCAGGCGCGCGACCACGCCTGCCGGGTCGTCGGTGCTGATCTCGTGATGGCCGTCCGCGTCGGTCCAGCTCACCGTGGCCGCCGCGGTCGCCCGCCCGCCGAGCGTCGCGGGCGTCCCCTCGGCGACGATCCGCCCGCCCGCGATCACCGCCAGCCGGTCGGCCAGCGCCTCGGCCTCGTCGAGGTAGTGGGTGGTGAGCACGATGGTCGTGCCCTCGGCGGCCAGCGTCTGGACCAGCGCCCAGAACTGGCGGCGGGCCTGCGGGTCGAAGCCGGTGGTCGGTTCGTCCAGGAAGAGCAGTTCGGGATCGCCGACGATGCCCAGCGCCACGTCGACCCGCCTGCGCTGGCCGCCCGACAGCGACCGGATCCGGGCGTCTGCCTTCTCGGCGAGCCCGCAGACCTCGATCACGTCGTCGACCCGGCGGGGCCGCGGGTAGTAGCCCGCGAAGTGCCTGACGGTCTCCCGGACGGTCAACTCGGCCGCGTCGGTCGCGGTCTGCAGGACGATGCCGATACGAGCCCGCCAGGCGCGGCCCGCTTCCCCAGGGTCGGTGCCGAGGACCTTCACGAAGCCCTCGTCGCGGTCCCGGTGACCCTCAAGGATCTCGACGGTTGTCGTCTTGCCCGCGCCGTTGGGGCCGAGGAGGGCGAAGACCTCGCCACGCTCGACGGTCAGGTCGATTCCTTGTACGGCGTGGGTGTCGCCGTACCTCTTGCGCAATCCGCGCACTTCGATCGCGTTCATGGATTCATGGTTTCTCGGAACCCGGGTGCCAAGGGACGCCTGAGTCATCGACTCGCGTGTCATCCGATCGGTTGACACTCCAGGTCCGTCGTCCGGCGTGCCAAGATCACGATCCAGGCGCAGGCCTGGCGGCTGGCGGGCTTCCTCGCCGCGCCGGCCGTCATCGGCATCGTGATCAGCCTTGGCTGTTCGGGTCTGAGTGGAAGCGGTAGCGCCAGAAGGACGGCACCGCCACGACCGTGACGACGGTCAGCGCGACCACGGCGATCCCGCCGAGGGTGGCCGCTGCCGCCGTTCCCAGGGCGGCGCCGCCCCAGCCGTGGGCCAGGTCGGCGATTCTGGGGCCGCCCGCGACGACCACGATGAACACGCCCTGCATGCGGCCGCGCATTTCGTCGGTGGCCTCGGTCTGCAGCATCGAACTACGGTGTACGGCGCTGACCAGGTCGGCGCCGCCGCCGATGGCGAGGAATATGACGGCCAGCCACAGCGCGTTCGACAGGCCGAAGCCGACCATCGCCACGCCCCAGACGACCACCGACACGGTGACCACCGCGCCCTGCCTGGTCATGCGGGAGAACCAGCCGGAGAACACGCCGAACAGCGCCGAGCCGATCGGGATCGCCGCGTAGAGCCAGCCCAGCGCGATGCCGCCGCCGGGCGGGTCGCCGAAGGTCCGCTCGGCCATCTCCGGGAACAGCGCGCGGGGCATGCCCGCGACCATGGCGATGATGTCGACCAGGAACGAGACCAGCAGGATGTTGCGGCCCCGCAGGTAGCTGAACCCGGCCGCGATGTCGCCAAGGCCTGCCTTGCGCGAGGAGCCCGCGCCCGGCGGGATCGGCGGCAGGCGGAACACCAGCCACAGGCACAGCGTCAGCGCGACCGTGTCGATCAGGTACAAAGTGGACAGTCCGAGCGCCGGGATCAGCGCGCCCGCCGCCAACGGGCCGAAGACCATGCCGAAGGTCGACGTGGTGAAGTTCAGGGCGTTGGCCTGCGGCAGCAGTTCGGCGGGCACCAGCCGGGCCACCGCCGCGCTGCGCGTGGGCATGTTGACCGCGACGAACGCCTGTTGCAGGCCGAGCAGCACCAGGACCGTCGACACCGAACCCAGCGACACGAACGCTTGCAGCCAGAGCAGCCCGGACGTCACCGCGACGCCGATGTTGCTGACGATCATGACCTTGCGGCGGTCGTGCGCGTCGGCGATCGCGCCGCCCCACAGCCCGAAGACGAGCAGGGGGAGCAGGCCGACCGCGCCGGTCACGCCGACCCAGCCCGACGAGCCGGTCAGGTCGTAGACCTGCTTGGGCACGGCAACGGCGGTGAGCTGGCTGCCGACGGCGGTGACCGCCGTCGACATCCACAGTCTGCGGTAGTCGCGCACCCGGAGCGGGCGAACGTCGATGAGGACCCGGCTGAGCCGTCCACGTTTTGCGGTCTTCGGCTCGGCTTCAAGGGTCACGCCGATGAGCTTAGCTCAGCTAACTAACGGACTTCCTGTGATTTCCTCACGGGCCGAGCCGCTGTACTCGCCACACGCCGTCGCGGTTCTGCTGGAAGCGCAGGCGGTCGTGCATCCGGTCCTGCCTGCCCTGCCAGAACTCGACGACCTCCGGCTGGATCCGCCAGCCGCCCCAGTGTGGCGGCACCGGCACGGTCTCGGAGTCGGCGAAGCGGCGCTCGACGTTGGCCAGCGCGGCCTCCAGGGTCGCCCGGCCGCTCACCACGATCGACTGCGGCGACGCCCACGCGCCCAGCTGCGAGCCGCGCGGGCGCTTGGCCCAGTACTCGGCGGTCTCGGCGGCCGACACCTTCTCCACGGTGCCGCGCACGGTGGCCTGCCGGTGCATCGCGTACCAGGGGAAGGTCGCCGAGGCGTAGCGGGTGGCGAGCAGGTCGTGGCTCTTGGCGGAGGTGTAGTTGGTGAAGAACACCAGCCCGCGCTCGTCGAGACCCTTGGCCAGCACGGTGCGCGAGGACGGCCTGCCGTCGGAGTCGGCGGTGGCCAGCACCATCGCGTTG from Alloactinosynnema sp. L-07 includes:
- a CDS encoding ABC transporter ATP-binding protein; translation: MSTVQDASDHSKDRVENPREAEAWRGVAAEDTEEVAHAVGLKLKARSRKLLGSLIRPHLWPALLALLFVVADNAATLAGPLIIAIAIDSGIPAAIAGDASIITWCVTGYIGTAVGSSGLRYLFLRLSGRIGQDVLLDLRLRIFRHAQKLSLGFHESYTSGKVISRMTSDVDSLDDLLEDGLDNLLSAVLSVTGIAVLLLVLDLPMALFVLVGFVPLLLVTRWFYRTSGQAYRNTRGAIAKIIVQFIESMNGIRAVQTFRRETRNESIMDELNDSFREANRQALNVVARFTMTVRLVGNLSLAVILFIGAWRVADGGLELGVLTAFTLYLRRFYDPLDDLAMVANSYTSATAALEKISGLLEEEPDVVDPTQPRPLPPHVAGRAIDFTGVEFRYSADGPVVLPAFDLSIPAGQTVALVGATGAGKSTIAKLVARFYDPSAGAVTLDGVDIRSVSDVDLRRSVVMVTQENFLFAGSVADNIALGRPDASRAEVEAAATAVGANSFITALPEGYDTDVRKRGGRLSAGQRQLVAFARAFLADPAVLVLDEATSSLDVPTERAVQSALVSVLADRTALIIAHRLSTVLIADRVLVVDDGCVVEDGTPVELIAGSGRFADLHTAWRDSLA
- a CDS encoding ABC transporter ATP-binding protein encodes the protein MDDAPGTRITILRRLAPYLKPVRARIIGSGSAVLGSMACGLAIPLIIQQILDGPVAAKDTGPLPWLVLAIAALGATEAILFYVRRRLISRPSTQVEAAMRADLYQHLQRLPIAFHDRWQSGQLLSRAVSDLSTLRRFIAFAGIFLIVNTLTLVGGLVVLFILSPTLGLITLICTAPLVLISTLYESKYSGLSRRSQDQAGDLATRVEESVLGIRVLKAFGRGPHLAKRFAAEAAELRTTELRKIRVLALLWGAIILLPELGIAAQLLFGARGLVDGSMTVGTLVAGITVATYLRWPTDSIGWLLAETNHAATACERYWEVRDAEVTITDPPDPRPLPADGVGRLRFDGVHFRYPGADHAVLRGVDLDVAPGETVALVGPTGSGKTTLTALVPRLADVTEGRVTVDGVDVREVALAELRTVVAMAFEEPVLFSASVRENVALGADDVTDEDVRVALRIAQAEDFVDKLPWGLDTRIGEQGLSLSGGQRQRLALARAVVGRPQVLVLDDPLSALDVHTEAEVEHALRSVLSGVTALVVAHRPSTVQLADRVALLDGGRIVAVGTHTELLATNPDYRALLSTMDREEVRT
- the sepH gene encoding septation protein SepH: MRALRVVGLGDDGKTVICEDLARGERFTLPADERLRAAARGDVTRLGQIEIELESQMRPREIQTRIRAGESVEQVAEAAGIPAHKVERFAYPVLLERSRTADLAQRAHPLREDGPDLQTLGEVVAHAFGLRGQDYAAANWDSWRGEDGKWVVELAWTAGRSLNRAHWSFHPGAHGGTVGALDDHARDLLDPQPNRPLRTVRPVTELAQAALNLDTTAIEAIEVVDTVEPAITPPPAPATPAPPVVPAAQAAAPAPDRDFVEDFELAPEPTAPAEAVADVIDEPEQPAAVVEFPDEEPDPRERDEPDALIDEPARKAEPPRRPKPSKKGRPIVPSWEDVLLGTRSNRG
- the serC gene encoding phosphoserine transaminase codes for the protein MTQTADPSTLVLPADLQPSDGRFGCGPSKVRPEQVAALASEGAKLLGTSHRQKPVKSLVGRVRTGLRDLFSIPDDYEVVLGNGGATAFWDIAAFGLVRERSQHFTNGEFSAKFAAATKGAPFLADPIVVKAEPGTAPEIVYAEGADLVGWAQNETSTGVQMPVARPAGSGDALIAVDATSGAGGLPVNAADADVYYFGPQKCFAADGGLWLALMSPAALARAAEIGASDRWIPEFLSLTTAIDNSAKDQTYNTPAISTLFLLAEQIDWMLANGGLDWTVARTKDSSSRLYSWAEERDFTSPYVAEPAHRSQVVGTIDFADSIDAATVAKVLRANGIVDVEPYRKLGRNQLRVAMFPAIEPDDITTLTGAIDWVVEQLG
- a CDS encoding serine hydrolase, which produces MLQTTEFALLRRIAAVQADSRAPSLVAAVVRDGAIAWTGARGKVDGLPPTTDIQYRIGSITKTFIAVLVMRLRDEGRLDLNDPLDMHVPGTSFGEVTVAQLLSHTGGLTSESPGAWWERAEGDDWTALECSLTTDAVRHRPGARFHYTNVGYGVLGELVARTRGASWLDVLTSEILKPLEMTRTTPAPQAPAALGWAVHPFADVLLNEPTPDSGAMAPAGQLWSTVADLARWARFILGDTGDVLHPDTVAEMRTPIHVDDNDAWTMGYGLGFEAIRLGGRRLSGHSGSMPGFLASVLVDWRTGTGALAMANTTSGVPIVTMASELINIVEEHEPTLPAEWEPMTEADPALLALTGLWHWGPTPYLLRLMPEGWLRLTPVNGMGRQSRFRPAGKDSWTGLDGYYAGETLTLRRHPDGSPSHLDLATFVFTREPYGTPEAIPGGVDEHGWRTRDK